Proteins co-encoded in one Klebsiella michiganensis genomic window:
- the dgt gene encoding deoxyguanosinetriphosphate triphosphohydrolase (forms a homotetramer; requires magnesium for activity; catalyzes the hydrolysis of dGTP to form deoxyguanosine and triphosphate), with amino-acid sequence MSEIDFRKKINWHRRFRSPEGEKSELEILRIFESDRGRIINSPAIRRLQQKTQVFPLERNAAVRTRLTHSLEVQQVGRYIAKEILSRLKEQKALEKYGLDELTGPFESIVEMACLMHDIGNPPFGHFGESAINDWFRQRLQPKDSGGQPHSDDRCKVDVLRLREGEEGLNTLRSKVRQDLCHFEGNAQGIRLVHSLLRMNLTWAQVGCILKYTRPAWFAQTPPASHAYLMKKPGFYLSEEGYIGRLRKELNLGEYSRFPLTWIMEAADDISYCVADLEDAVEKRIFSVEQLYQHLSESWGEREKGDLFELVVIDAWEKSRTNQMRRSAEDQFFMYLRVNTLNKLAPYAAQRFIDNLPEIYDGEFNHALLEDDSPFARLLELYKQVAVRQVFSHPDIEQLELQGYRVISGLLDIYSPLLELSTEDFTELVDKESLRRLPIESRLFHKLSTKHRLAYVEAVNALHPSSLDFSVWEYYFRARLIQDYISGMTDLYAWDEYRRLMAVE; translated from the coding sequence ATGAGCGAAATAGACTTCCGCAAAAAAATTAACTGGCATCGACGCTTCCGCTCGCCCGAAGGAGAGAAGAGCGAACTTGAGATCTTGCGTATCTTCGAAAGCGATCGCGGCAGGATCATTAATTCTCCCGCAATCCGCCGCCTGCAGCAGAAAACGCAGGTTTTCCCGCTTGAGCGTAATGCCGCCGTGCGCACCCGTCTTACCCATTCGCTGGAGGTGCAGCAGGTCGGGCGCTACATTGCCAAGGAGATCCTCAGCCGCCTGAAAGAGCAGAAGGCGCTGGAAAAATATGGTCTCGATGAGCTAACCGGCCCGTTTGAAAGCATAGTGGAAATGGCCTGCCTGATGCACGACATCGGCAATCCGCCGTTTGGTCATTTTGGCGAGTCGGCGATTAACGACTGGTTCCGCCAGCGCCTGCAGCCGAAAGATAGCGGCGGGCAGCCCCACAGTGACGATCGCTGCAAAGTGGATGTGCTCCGGCTACGTGAAGGCGAAGAGGGGTTAAATACCTTACGCAGCAAAGTTCGCCAGGACTTGTGCCATTTTGAAGGAAATGCGCAAGGCATCCGGCTGGTGCACAGCCTGCTGCGCATGAACCTGACCTGGGCACAGGTCGGCTGCATCCTCAAATACACCCGCCCGGCCTGGTTTGCACAAACCCCTCCGGCAAGCCACGCTTATCTCATGAAGAAGCCGGGCTTTTATTTGTCGGAAGAAGGGTACATCGGCCGCCTGCGTAAAGAGCTGAACCTGGGTGAGTACAGCCGCTTTCCGCTGACCTGGATCATGGAGGCGGCGGACGACATTTCCTACTGCGTGGCGGATCTCGAAGATGCCGTTGAGAAGCGTATTTTCAGCGTCGAGCAGCTTTATCAGCATCTTAGTGAGTCCTGGGGCGAGCGGGAAAAAGGCGATCTCTTTGAACTGGTGGTCATCGATGCCTGGGAAAAATCGCGTACCAACCAAATGCGCCGCAGTGCGGAAGACCAGTTCTTCATGTACCTGCGCGTTAATACGCTAAACAAACTGGCGCCGTATGCCGCCCAGCGTTTTATCGATAATTTACCGGAGATTTACGACGGCGAATTTAATCATGCATTGCTGGAGGACGACAGCCCGTTTGCCCGGCTGCTGGAGCTTTACAAGCAGGTGGCCGTGCGCCAGGTCTTTAGCCACCCGGATATTGAACAACTGGAGCTGCAGGGCTATCGGGTTATTAGCGGTTTACTGGATATTTACAGTCCCTTACTCGAGCTTTCAACGGAAGACTTCACGGAGCTGGTGGATAAGGAAAGCCTGCGCCGTCTGCCTATTGAATCACGACTTTTCCACAAACTTTCAACTAAACATAGGCTTGCTTATGTGGAAGCGGTGAACGCTTTGCACCCGTCAAGCCTTGATTTTTCGGTGTGGGAATACTATTTCCGTGCAAGGCTTATTCAGGATTACATCAGCGGAATGACCGATTTATATGCCTGGGATGAGTATCGACGCCTGATGGCGGTGGAGTGA